One window of Alkaliphilus metalliredigens QYMF genomic DNA carries:
- the glnA gene encoding type I glutamate--ammonia ligase has translation MSNLNSDDVRRMVKEENVRFIHLQFTDIFGKLKNVAITPQQLDTALDNEIMFDGSSIDGFTGVEESDMYLAPDPSTFVIFPWVSNGFGTVARMICDVYKPDGSHFEGCPRGILKRTLSELKEYGFDYFVGPEVEFFLFERDANGNPTREINDHAGYFDLAPTDEGEIARRHMCLTLEEMGFYIEMSHHEAAPGQHEIGFRYDDALTTADNVSTFKQVVKTIAKEHKLHATFMPKPLTGKHGTCMHLNQSLYKDGKNAFVDTNDELQLSQEAYYFIGGLIKYAREFAAITNATVNSYKRFVPGFEAPTDIAWATANRSPLIRIPAKRGEATRVELRNPDPTANHYLAFAAALAAGLEGIKNKIIPPECCNVNMYDIDEKIKEKQDIEKFPSDLREAINELENSELMKKTLGEHTHRTYIAAKKAEWNEYAHQIHDWEFKRYLNE, from the coding sequence TTGAGTAATTTGAATAGCGATGATGTTAGGCGGATGGTTAAAGAAGAGAATGTGAGGTTCATCCACCTGCAGTTTACGGACATTTTTGGAAAACTAAAAAATGTAGCCATCACACCACAACAATTGGATACAGCATTAGACAATGAAATTATGTTTGATGGATCTTCAATTGATGGTTTCACAGGTGTAGAAGAATCTGACATGTATTTAGCGCCAGACCCTTCGACTTTCGTTATTTTTCCTTGGGTTTCAAATGGTTTCGGAACGGTAGCAAGAATGATTTGTGATGTATATAAACCAGATGGAAGTCACTTTGAAGGATGTCCTCGTGGAATTTTAAAGAGAACATTAAGTGAGTTAAAAGAATACGGTTTTGATTACTTTGTAGGTCCAGAAGTGGAGTTCTTCTTATTTGAAAGAGATGCAAATGGAAATCCTACTAGGGAAATTAATGATCATGCGGGATATTTCGATTTAGCCCCAACTGATGAAGGTGAGATTGCCCGTAGACATATGTGTCTAACACTTGAAGAGATGGGATTCTATATTGAAATGTCACACCATGAAGCCGCACCGGGACAGCATGAAATCGGATTTAGATATGATGATGCACTGACTACAGCAGACAATGTGTCAACATTTAAGCAGGTTGTTAAAACCATTGCAAAAGAACATAAATTACATGCCACATTTATGCCTAAGCCCTTAACGGGAAAACATGGGACCTGTATGCATTTAAACCAATCCCTATATAAAGATGGTAAAAATGCCTTTGTAGATACAAATGATGAACTACAATTAAGCCAGGAAGCCTACTATTTTATTGGTGGACTGATTAAATATGCTAGAGAATTTGCAGCCATTACCAATGCCACTGTTAATTCCTACAAACGATTTGTACCAGGATTTGAAGCCCCTACAGACATTGCATGGGCAACGGCCAATCGATCACCTTTGATTAGAATACCAGCAAAGCGGGGAGAGGCCACAAGGGTAGAACTACGGAATCCAGATCCAACAGCCAATCATTATTTAGCCTTTGCGGCGGCATTGGCAGCAGGATTAGAAGGAATTAAGAATAAAATTATTCCTCCTGAATGCTGTAATGTAAATATGTATGATATAGATGAAAAAATTAAAGAAAAACAAGATATTGAAAAGTTTCCTAGTGATTTAAGAGAAGCCATCAATGAACTTGAAAATAGTGAATTGATGAAAAAGACATTAGGAGAACATACCCATAGAACATATATTGCGGCAAAGAAAGCCGAGTGGAATGAATATGCCCACCAAATCCATGATTGGGAATTCAAACGATATTTAAATGAATAG
- the nagZ gene encoding beta-N-acetylhexosaminidase — MNWKIISMMVLIIFFATGLMACQQHNESTEEEETVLIIEEPQEGELQVEELEIEEIQIIEGLIQEMTLEEKIGQLFMPAFRSDHEGRPLKKINESVKEQIKQYHLGGIILFAENIESIDQTKKLIDDMQKNSRLPMFIAVDEEGGRVTRLNHSRSQLPATQLPGNEVLGKTKDPTLSYEVGRLLGRELLSLGFNMNLAPVADVNTNAKNPVIGDRSFSDNPQEVGIMASEMARGLQNENVSAVFKHFPGHGDTEFDTHHQAVVINHDLERLQSVEWVPFRKGIEVSVDAIMTAHIQMPQITGNDFPATLSSKIITEILREEMGYEGMVITDALEMSAVSQHYTSAEAAVLAIEAGVDILLMPRSLEEAYGGVLEAVSLGLITEERIEESVRRILQVKLKRGVLEGSQTKEDPFEVIGSAYHAKIVKEIMNKLGR; from the coding sequence ATGAATTGGAAAATCATATCAATGATGGTTTTAATCATATTTTTTGCCACGGGTTTGATGGCATGTCAGCAACACAACGAGAGTACAGAGGAAGAAGAAACAGTTTTAATCATAGAGGAACCACAAGAAGGAGAATTACAAGTAGAAGAATTAGAAATAGAGGAAATCCAGATCATTGAAGGGTTGATTCAAGAGATGACATTAGAAGAAAAGATAGGTCAGTTGTTTATGCCAGCCTTTAGAAGTGATCATGAAGGACGACCTCTAAAGAAAATAAATGAATCGGTAAAAGAACAAATCAAACAGTATCATTTAGGTGGTATCATCTTATTTGCTGAAAACATTGAATCGATTGACCAGACAAAAAAATTGATCGATGACATGCAAAAAAACAGTCGCCTTCCTATGTTCATTGCAGTCGATGAGGAGGGAGGCAGAGTCACGCGATTGAATCATAGTCGATCTCAACTTCCTGCTACTCAACTTCCAGGAAATGAAGTGCTAGGAAAAACAAAGGATCCCACACTATCCTATGAGGTAGGGCGATTATTGGGAAGAGAGCTATTATCTCTTGGATTTAATATGAATCTAGCCCCGGTGGCAGATGTCAATACAAATGCCAAAAATCCCGTCATAGGAGACCGTTCCTTTAGTGATAATCCCCAAGAAGTAGGAATCATGGCAAGTGAGATGGCGAGAGGATTACAAAATGAAAATGTAAGTGCTGTATTCAAGCATTTTCCTGGACATGGAGATACTGAATTTGACACGCATCATCAAGCTGTTGTCATTAATCATGATTTGGAGCGGCTACAGTCGGTAGAATGGGTTCCCTTTCGGAAGGGAATCGAGGTGAGTGTTGATGCAATCATGACGGCCCATATACAAATGCCACAAATAACGGGAAATGATTTTCCCGCCACGCTGTCTAGCAAGATCATTACAGAAATCCTAAGGGAGGAAATGGGATATGAAGGGATGGTCATTACGGATGCTTTGGAAATGTCAGCTGTTTCCCAGCATTATACCTCGGCAGAAGCAGCAGTATTAGCCATTGAAGCAGGAGTGGATATTCTTTTGATGCCTAGGTCATTAGAGGAGGCCTATGGGGGGGTCCTTGAGGCAGTATCCCTTGGTTTGATCACTGAGGAAAGAATAGAGGAATCAGTTCGTAGGATTCTTCAAGTTAAGCTTAAAAGAGGTGTTTTAGAGGGATCCCAGACTAAAGAAGACCCATTTGAGGTGATTGGTTCTGCTTACCATGCAAAAATTGTGAAAGAAATAATGAATAAGCTAGGAAGATAG
- a CDS encoding response regulator: MISVLIVEDDQMVAKLNKHYVESVQGFEVVGVANDGEKAWKFINHNNVDLIILDIHMAKVDGLAFLKEMRKKLIQADVIFVTAAQESETIDEGLKLGAVDYLIKPFEYERMKSALENYERRYHLLRKEHVIKQEDIDKITTKNPTHNQRPLPKGLHEKTLKKVRRYMQDHKDELLTSDEVAAELEFSRVTVRRYLEYLVSIGELTLEIEYGSIGRPSNKYKMRLNSEGVSVPTEL; encoded by the coding sequence ATGATTTCTGTACTGATCGTAGAAGATGATCAAATGGTAGCAAAACTAAACAAGCATTATGTAGAAAGTGTTCAAGGGTTTGAAGTTGTGGGGGTAGCAAATGATGGAGAAAAGGCATGGAAATTTATTAATCATAACAATGTTGACTTAATTATTTTAGATATACATATGGCTAAAGTCGATGGGCTTGCTTTCTTAAAGGAAATGAGGAAAAAACTGATTCAGGCAGATGTCATTTTTGTGACAGCGGCCCAGGAATCCGAAACGATAGACGAGGGTTTGAAATTAGGAGCGGTGGATTATTTGATTAAACCCTTTGAATATGAAAGAATGAAAAGTGCCCTGGAAAATTATGAACGAAGATATCATTTGTTGCGAAAAGAACATGTGATTAAACAAGAGGACATTGATAAGATCACAACAAAAAACCCAACACACAACCAAAGGCCATTACCAAAAGGGCTTCATGAGAAAACACTGAAAAAAGTAAGAAGATATATGCAAGATCACAAAGATGAGTTATTGACAAGTGATGAAGTCGCTGCAGAATTAGAATTTTCCAGAGTGACAGTACGTCGATATTTAGAATATTTAGTGTCCATTGGAGAGCTCACACTAGAAATAGAATATGGATCAATAGGCAGACCAAGTAACAAATATAAAATGAGACTTAATTCAGAGGGAGTCTCTGTTCCCACTGAATTGTAG